The following are encoded together in the Neofelis nebulosa isolate mNeoNeb1 chromosome 9, mNeoNeb1.pri, whole genome shotgun sequence genome:
- the LOC131486231 gene encoding cystatin-C-like, whose translation MAQRLHSPLLLLAALALALALAVNSQRNSKVGAPWDADVNDKDVQKALKFALSEYNKASNDENYSRVLQVKGAQKQVVAGINYFLDVEIGRTKCTKSEPNKESCPFYEQPDLLRKKLCSFQIYTVPWRSEKSLVKSRCHDA comes from the exons ATGGCCCAGCGCCTGCACAGTCCCCTGCTCCTTCTGgctgccctggccctggccctggccctggctgtGAACTCCCAGAGAAACTCCAAAGTCGGAGCCCCATGGGATGCAGATGTCAATGACAAGGATGTGCAGAAGGCACTAAAATTTGCCCTCAGCGAGTACAACAAGGCAAGCAACGATGAGAACTACAGCCGTGTGCTGCAGGTGAAGGGTGCCCAAAAGCAG GTTGTGGCTGGAATAAACTATTTTCTGGATGTGGAGATAGGCCGAACCAAATGCACCAAGTCCGAGCCCAACAAAGAGAGCTGTCCCTTCTATGAGCAGCCAGACTTGCTGAGG aAAAAGCTCTGCTCCTTCCAGATATACACTGTCCCCTGGCGGAGCGAGAAATCCCTGGTGAAGTCCCGCTGCCACGATGCATAG